Proteins from a genomic interval of Desulfovibrio piger:
- a CDS encoding pyridine nucleotide-disulfide oxidoreductase/dicluster-binding protein codes for MSISMNSQSALHEVESRCTQERPPRCQSLCPLGLDARAFLGHAAEGRWSDARKQLERYLPLPGLLARVCDHPCEQGCLRGDLGGAVNLHGLEIFCTEHLGVQTRSLPMPRKQKRIAVIGAGLAGLVCAWDLAGKGYPVTVFHEGDPKAQLLSCWPVLAGAGAAALDAAWEALGRRGVRFEQARTDAACLQQAAGEYEGVLLDAGTLPELAPAEDGVDAQILHWRDNICCAGWASVTPTGHRFASASRQAGQGRSAARTLERLVAGVSLTAARDTDERSLYTELDGIAPVERVLPVAEVYSEAEARQEAGRCLQCQCLVCVKACVYLQKYKGYPRVYARQMYNNAAIVKGLHLANNLINGCALCGQCEELCPENFSMAELCLSARQDMVERGVMPPSAHEFALEDMEAASGPECALSIRGGEGGWLFFPGCQLAASRGEQVEALYAWLRDALAGQGEFAPGLERGPVSLLLRCCGIPARWGGREELFVRQAQELRQQWEGLGRPRIMAACSSCLSVLREVLPEARALSLWEVLDALPWPEGTSGGADRGTLLTMQDPCTARHDTAWQDAVRSLARKAGMIPEEPPQGRDRTACCGYGGLVWCAQPELAEAMAGHRAGGLPHAALSSCIMCRDRLAGSGKPGLHLLDLLPQLAPLAHGLEPEKGPGLSERRARRAALRRRLARVWLGQELAEPAAGRLDLVPGLLEELERRHILLEDVDGAVAAVEAEKAYFVDAESGHRLGAWRPRNVTFWVEYTEEDGRWLLHDAWCHRMRVPGSGGVQENGCCGEA; via the coding sequence ATGAGCATTTCCATGAACAGCCAGAGCGCGCTGCATGAAGTGGAGTCCCGCTGCACGCAGGAGCGCCCGCCCCGTTGCCAGTCCCTGTGTCCGCTGGGTCTGGATGCGCGCGCCTTCCTCGGCCATGCCGCCGAAGGCCGCTGGAGCGACGCCCGCAAACAGCTGGAACGTTATCTGCCCCTGCCGGGTCTGCTGGCCCGCGTCTGCGACCATCCCTGCGAACAGGGCTGCCTGCGCGGCGATCTGGGGGGCGCCGTCAACCTGCACGGGCTGGAGATCTTCTGCACGGAGCATCTGGGCGTGCAGACCCGTTCCCTGCCCATGCCGCGCAAACAAAAGCGCATCGCCGTCATCGGTGCCGGTCTGGCCGGTCTGGTCTGTGCCTGGGATCTGGCCGGCAAGGGCTATCCCGTGACCGTCTTCCATGAAGGCGATCCCAAAGCACAATTGCTGTCCTGCTGGCCCGTGCTGGCCGGGGCGGGGGCCGCGGCCCTGGATGCCGCATGGGAGGCCCTGGGCCGCCGGGGCGTGCGCTTTGAGCAGGCCCGCACGGATGCGGCCTGCCTGCAGCAGGCTGCCGGGGAGTACGAGGGCGTCCTGCTGGATGCCGGGACCCTGCCGGAGCTGGCGCCCGCCGAAGACGGCGTGGACGCGCAGATCCTGCACTGGCGGGACAACATCTGCTGCGCGGGTTGGGCCAGCGTCACGCCCACGGGCCACCGTTTCGCGTCCGCGTCGCGGCAGGCCGGGCAGGGCAGGAGTGCGGCCCGGACCCTGGAGCGGCTGGTGGCCGGCGTGTCCCTGACCGCGGCCCGCGATACGGACGAGCGCAGCCTGTACACCGAGCTGGACGGCATCGCGCCGGTGGAGCGGGTCCTGCCCGTCGCGGAAGTCTATTCCGAGGCGGAGGCCCGGCAGGAGGCCGGACGCTGCCTGCAATGCCAGTGCCTTGTCTGCGTCAAGGCCTGCGTTTATCTGCAAAAATACAAGGGCTATCCTCGCGTCTACGCCCGCCAGATGTACAACAATGCGGCCATCGTCAAAGGCCTGCATCTGGCCAACAACCTCATCAACGGTTGCGCCTTGTGCGGGCAGTGCGAGGAACTGTGCCCCGAAAATTTTTCCATGGCCGAGCTTTGCCTGAGCGCGCGGCAGGACATGGTGGAGCGCGGCGTCATGCCGCCTTCGGCCCATGAATTCGCGCTGGAGGACATGGAAGCCGCCAGCGGCCCGGAATGCGCCCTGAGCATCAGGGGAGGGGAGGGCGGCTGGCTGTTCTTCCCCGGCTGCCAGCTGGCGGCCTCGCGCGGGGAGCAGGTGGAAGCCCTCTATGCCTGGCTGCGTGACGCGCTGGCCGGGCAGGGCGAGTTCGCTCCCGGCCTGGAACGCGGGCCCGTGAGCCTGCTGCTGCGCTGTTGCGGCATCCCGGCACGCTGGGGCGGCCGCGAAGAACTTTTTGTCCGACAGGCGCAGGAATTGCGGCAGCAATGGGAAGGGCTGGGCAGGCCGCGGATCATGGCCGCCTGTTCGTCCTGCCTCTCCGTCCTGCGCGAGGTCCTGCCCGAGGCGCGGGCCCTCTCCCTCTGGGAGGTACTGGATGCCCTGCCGTGGCCCGAAGGCACTTCCGGCGGTGCGGACAGGGGCACCCTGCTGACCATGCAGGACCCCTGCACGGCCCGGCACGATACGGCATGGCAGGACGCCGTGCGTTCGCTGGCGCGCAAGGCCGGCATGATCCCGGAAGAGCCGCCGCAGGGACGTGACAGGACGGCCTGCTGCGGGTACGGCGGTCTGGTCTGGTGTGCCCAGCCGGAACTGGCCGAGGCCATGGCCGGTCACCGGGCCGGAGGATTGCCGCATGCGGCCCTCAGTTCCTGCATCATGTGCCGTGACCGTCTGGCGGGCAGCGGCAAGCCCGGTCTGCATCTGCTGGACCTGCTGCCGCAGCTGGCCCCGCTGGCCCACGGTCTGGAGCCGGAAAAGGGCCCCGGCCTTTCGGAACGGCGCGCCCGTCGTGCGGCCTTGCGCCGTCGTCTGGCCCGTGTCTGGCTGGGGCAGGAGCTGGCCGAACCGGCCGCCGGGCGGCTGGACCTTGTTCCCGGCCTGCTGGAAGAGCTGGAGCGTCGCCATATCCTGCTGGAGGACGTGGACGGGGCCGTGGCGGCCGTGGAAGCGGAAAAGGCTTATTTCGTGGATGCGGAGAGCGGCCATCGCCTGGGCGCGTGGCGGCCGCGCAACGTGACCTTCTGGGTGGAATACACGGAAGAAGACGGGCGCTGGCTGCTGCATGATGCCTGGTGCCACCGGATGCGCGTGCCGGGCAGCGGCGGCGTGCAGGAAAACGGCTGCTGCGGGGAGGCGTAG
- a CDS encoding molybdopterin-dependent aldehyde oxidoreductase, whose protein sequence is METKTLVVNGIPRQVLVDSDTLLVDVLRNQLQITSVKVGCGQGQCGACSVILDGKVTRACIVKMRRVPDQAQITTLEGVGTPAKLHPLQESWMFHGAAQCGFCTPGFIVSAKALLDSNPAPSREEVRDWFQKHHNICRCTGYKPLVDAVMDAAAVMRGDKDIEELRYKLPADGRAFGSRLPRPSALVKVTGLAEYGADAAVHMPPDTLHLALAQAKVSHAIIKGIDTSEAEKMPGVVRVLTHKDVKGKNRITGLITFADNKGDGWDRPILNDTKVFQYGDALAIVCADSEAHARAAADKVKFDLELLPEYMSAPEAMAPDAIEIHPGTPNIYYEPHIEKGEDTKPFFDDPENVVVEDSFYTQRQPHLNIEPDVGYGYLNEQGQLVIHSKSIGLHLHALMIAPGLGVKFPEELVMVQNTTGGTFGYKFSPTMEALIGVAVLATGRPCHLRYNYQQQQQYTGKRSPFWTKVRMAANKKTGKIVAMETDWTCDHGPYSEFGDLLTLRGAQFIGAGYGIPNIRGDGRTVATNHAWGAAFRGYGGPESEFPSEVLMDELAEKLGMDPFDLRELNCYKEGDTTPTGQKPEVMNLPTMFKALRSKYEAAKAKAKAESTDAVKRGVGLALAVYGAGLDGPDSSEAWAELNPDGSVTIGSSWEDHGQGADSGAQCTAHEALRPIGLPVEKIRLVMNDTSKTPNSGPAGGSRSQVMTGNAIRVACEQLVEAMRKPDGGFYTYDEMKAEGRAVHQDGKWTAPARDCGKNCQGEPFCCYMYGLFMAEVAVEVATGKTKVEKMTMVADIGKVVNRLLTDGQLYGGIAQGIGLALTEDYEDIKKHSTMAGAGIPTIKDIPDDLELIYVETPRPDGPFGASGTGEIPLCGPHPAIINAIYNACGARVTHLPAYPEKVLAAMPKK, encoded by the coding sequence ATGGAAACGAAAACGCTTGTGGTCAATGGTATTCCCCGTCAGGTCTTGGTGGATTCCGACACTCTTCTCGTTGACGTGCTGCGCAACCAGCTGCAGATCACCAGCGTCAAGGTCGGTTGCGGTCAGGGCCAGTGTGGTGCCTGTTCCGTGATCCTCGACGGCAAGGTCACCCGCGCCTGCATCGTCAAGATGCGTCGCGTGCCCGATCAGGCCCAGATCACCACCCTCGAAGGCGTGGGCACCCCCGCCAAACTGCATCCCCTCCAGGAATCCTGGATGTTCCACGGTGCGGCCCAGTGCGGTTTCTGCACGCCCGGCTTCATCGTGTCCGCCAAGGCCCTGCTGGACTCCAATCCCGCCCCCAGCCGTGAAGAAGTGCGCGACTGGTTCCAGAAACATCACAATATTTGCCGCTGCACCGGTTACAAGCCCCTGGTGGACGCCGTCATGGACGCCGCCGCCGTCATGCGCGGTGACAAGGACATCGAAGAGCTGCGCTACAAGCTGCCTGCCGACGGCCGCGCCTTCGGTTCGCGTCTGCCCCGTCCCAGCGCCCTGGTCAAGGTGACCGGTCTGGCCGAATACGGCGCCGACGCCGCCGTGCACATGCCGCCCGACACCCTGCACCTGGCCTTGGCCCAGGCCAAGGTCTCCCATGCCATCATCAAGGGCATCGACACCTCCGAAGCCGAAAAGATGCCCGGCGTGGTCCGCGTGCTGACCCACAAGGACGTCAAGGGCAAGAACCGCATCACCGGCCTCATCACCTTTGCCGACAACAAGGGCGACGGCTGGGATCGTCCCATCCTCAACGATACCAAGGTGTTCCAGTACGGTGACGCCCTGGCCATCGTCTGCGCCGACAGCGAGGCCCACGCCCGCGCCGCTGCCGACAAGGTCAAGTTCGACCTGGAACTGCTGCCCGAATACATGAGCGCGCCCGAAGCCATGGCTCCCGACGCCATCGAGATCCATCCCGGCACGCCCAACATCTACTATGAGCCCCACATCGAAAAGGGCGAGGACACCAAGCCCTTCTTCGACGATCCCGAAAACGTGGTGGTGGAAGACAGCTTCTACACCCAGCGTCAGCCGCACCTGAACATCGAGCCTGACGTGGGTTACGGCTACCTGAACGAGCAGGGCCAGCTGGTGATCCACTCCAAGTCCATCGGCCTGCACCTGCATGCCCTGATGATCGCCCCCGGTCTGGGCGTGAAATTCCCCGAAGAGCTGGTCATGGTGCAGAACACCACCGGCGGCACCTTCGGCTACAAGTTCAGCCCCACCATGGAAGCCCTCATCGGCGTGGCCGTGCTGGCCACCGGCCGTCCCTGCCACCTGCGCTACAACTACCAGCAGCAACAGCAGTACACCGGCAAGCGTTCGCCCTTCTGGACCAAGGTGCGCATGGCCGCCAACAAGAAGACCGGCAAGATCGTGGCCATGGAGACCGACTGGACCTGCGACCACGGCCCGTACTCCGAATTCGGCGACCTGCTGACCCTGCGCGGCGCCCAGTTCATCGGCGCCGGTTACGGCATCCCCAACATCCGTGGTGACGGCCGCACCGTGGCCACCAACCACGCCTGGGGCGCCGCTTTCCGCGGTTACGGCGGTCCCGAATCGGAATTCCCCTCCGAAGTGCTGATGGACGAACTGGCCGAAAAGCTGGGCATGGATCCCTTCGATCTGCGCGAGCTCAACTGCTACAAGGAAGGCGACACCACGCCTACCGGCCAGAAGCCCGAGGTCATGAACCTGCCCACCATGTTCAAGGCCCTGCGTTCCAAGTATGAGGCCGCCAAAGCCAAGGCCAAGGCGGAATCCACCGACGCCGTCAAGCGCGGCGTGGGCCTGGCCCTTGCCGTGTACGGTGCCGGTCTGGACGGCCCCGACTCCTCCGAAGCCTGGGCCGAACTGAACCCCGACGGCTCCGTGACCATCGGCAGCTCCTGGGAAGATCACGGCCAGGGCGCCGACTCCGGCGCGCAGTGCACCGCCCATGAGGCCCTGCGTCCCATCGGCCTGCCTGTGGAAAAGATCCGCCTGGTCATGAACGACACCAGCAAGACCCCCAACTCCGGTCCTGCCGGCGGTTCCCGCTCCCAGGTGATGACCGGCAACGCCATCCGCGTGGCCTGCGAACAGCTGGTGGAAGCCATGCGCAAGCCTGACGGCGGCTTCTACACCTATGACGAAATGAAGGCCGAAGGCCGCGCCGTGCATCAGGACGGCAAGTGGACCGCTCCGGCCCGCGACTGCGGCAAGAATTGCCAGGGCGAACCCTTCTGCTGCTACATGTACGGCCTGTTCATGGCCGAAGTGGCCGTGGAAGTGGCCACCGGCAAGACCAAGGTGGAAAAGATGACCATGGTGGCCGACATCGGCAAGGTGGTCAACCGCCTGCTCACCGACGGCCAGCTCTACGGCGGTATCGCCCAGGGCATCGGTCTGGCCCTCACCGAAGACTACGAGGACATCAAGAAGCACAGCACCATGGCCGGCGCCGGTATCCCCACCATCAAGGATATCCCGGACGACCTCGAGCTCATCTACGTGGAGACCCCGCGTCCTGACGGCCCCTTCGGCGCCTCCGGCACGGGCGAGATCCCGCTGTGCGGCCCGCATCCGGCCATCATCAACGCCATCTACAACGCCTGCGGCGCTCGCGTGACCCATCTGCCCGCGTACCCCGAAAAGGTGTTGGCGGCCATGCCCAAGAAGTAA
- a CDS encoding molybdopterin-binding protein encodes MKTIHVKDAVGSVLCHDITRIVPGGDKGPVFRKGHIVREEDIQTLLEVGKEHLYVYEPQEGVLHENEAARRIAAATAGANITLSEPKEGRINYSASCMGLLRVDVPTLTRINSLGEITLATLHSMQQVRPGQNLAGTRVVPLLIEESKIVALEQLVSRPVVEVLPLQKFKVGIVTTGSEVYTGRIKDAFGPVLRDKFARLECTVMDQVFTSDEVEMTSSAISGFIREGADMVVVTGGMSVDPDDKTPASIRAAGAQVVSYGAPVYPGAMFLLGYVPTERGRVPVLGLPGCVMYYKASIFELVVPRLLAGLEVTAEDIAGMGHGGFCSGCGECRYPICPFGK; translated from the coding sequence ATGAAAACCATTCACGTCAAGGACGCTGTCGGCAGCGTGCTCTGTCACGATATCACCCGCATCGTGCCCGGAGGGGACAAAGGGCCCGTTTTCCGCAAGGGGCATATCGTGAGGGAGGAAGACATCCAAACCCTTCTGGAGGTGGGCAAGGAACATCTGTATGTGTACGAGCCGCAGGAGGGCGTGCTGCATGAGAATGAAGCCGCCCGGCGCATCGCGGCCGCTACGGCCGGGGCCAACATCACGCTGAGCGAGCCCAAGGAAGGGCGCATCAACTACTCGGCGTCCTGTATGGGCCTCTTGCGGGTGGATGTCCCCACGCTGACCCGCATCAATTCGTTGGGAGAGATCACCCTGGCCACGCTGCACAGCATGCAGCAGGTCAGGCCGGGACAGAACCTGGCGGGCACCCGTGTGGTGCCCCTGCTCATCGAGGAAAGCAAGATCGTCGCTCTCGAGCAGCTGGTTTCCCGTCCCGTGGTCGAGGTCCTGCCCCTGCAAAAGTTCAAGGTAGGCATTGTCACTACCGGCAGCGAAGTCTACACGGGCCGCATCAAGGATGCCTTCGGCCCTGTGCTTCGAGACAAGTTCGCCCGCCTTGAATGCACCGTCATGGATCAGGTCTTCACCAGTGACGAAGTGGAGATGACCTCGTCAGCCATCAGCGGCTTCATCCGAGAGGGAGCCGACATGGTGGTGGTGACGGGCGGCATGTCCGTGGATCCCGACGACAAGACCCCCGCTTCCATCCGTGCCGCTGGCGCGCAGGTGGTGAGCTATGGCGCACCGGTCTATCCCGGGGCCATGTTCCTGCTGGGCTATGTGCCCACGGAACGCGGCCGCGTCCCCGTACTGGGGCTGCCCGGCTGTGTCATGTATTACAAGGCCAGCATCTTCGAACTCGTAGTCCCGCGCCTTCTGGCCGGACTGGAGGTGACAGCCGAGGATATCGCCGGCATGGGTCACGGGGGCTTCTGCTCCGGCTGTGGCGAATGCCGTTATCCCATCTGTCCGTTTGGAAAATAG
- a CDS encoding IS5 family transposase — protein sequence MGKRSASTPNGRLWTAPCCKPRRALKKSATEGLGRNPTDRGRSGGKIHLHVDGQGIPLGVTVTGANVHDSRLIEATLKNSREMGGWFLGSAVRHLCLDKGYDYPRVSEEVYVNGFEEHIRSRGEEVRDRWRTPAHRWVVERTFAWLKGFRSLRTRYCCYLVNFMGLLYLALACILWRKLV from the coding sequence ATGGGGAAAAGGTCGGCGTCGACGCCCAATGGCAGGCTATGGACGGCACCTTGCTGCAAGCCCCGACGCGCTCTCAAAAAATCAGCGACTGAGGGCCTTGGACGCAACCCGACGGACAGGGGCCGAAGCGGCGGCAAGATACATCTCCATGTGGATGGTCAGGGTATTCCTCTGGGAGTGACAGTCACAGGTGCCAATGTTCATGACAGCCGCCTGATAGAAGCGACGCTGAAGAACTCCCGGGAAATGGGCGGCTGGTTTCTGGGGTCTGCCGTACGCCATCTCTGTCTGGACAAGGGCTATGACTACCCGCGAGTCAGCGAAGAAGTCTACGTAAACGGATTTGAGGAGCATATCCGCAGCCGGGGGGAAGAAGTTCGGGACCGCTGGAGGACTCCTGCCCACCGCTGGGTAGTAGAGCGGACATTCGCCTGGTTGAAGGGTTTTCGGAGCTTGCGCACTCGCTACTGTTGTTACCTCGTCAATTTTATGGGGCTACTTTACCTTGCTTTGGCCTGTATCCTTTGGAGAAAACTGGTATAG
- a CDS encoding transposase translates to MKQTDFRDVPDELWERIEPLLAPFKRKRSGGSKPLAQRTVLAGILYKCRTGCQWAMLPACYGSKSTVHEHFQRWNKAGIMAEIFRILLAEYGEKVGVDAQWQAMDGTLLQAPTRSQKISD, encoded by the coding sequence ATGAAACAAACAGATTTTCGTGATGTGCCTGATGAGCTGTGGGAACGTATCGAGCCTCTCCTTGCCCCGTTCAAACGAAAAAGAAGCGGCGGCAGCAAACCGCTTGCGCAGCGCACGGTTCTGGCAGGAATCCTCTACAAATGCCGGACAGGATGCCAATGGGCCATGCTTCCCGCCTGCTATGGATCAAAAAGCACTGTCCACGAGCACTTCCAGCGATGGAACAAAGCTGGCATCATGGCGGAGATTTTTCGCATCCTTCTTGCTGAATATGGGGAAAAGGTCGGCGTCGACGCCCAATGGCAGGCTATGGACGGCACCTTGCTGCAAGCCCCGACGCGCTCTCAAAAAATCAGCGACTGA
- a CDS encoding DUF2333 family protein has product MKLTDMHVFDKARVVAKTLGIQVCLFVGLLVLVWGSQAFYGVIDTKKFPQAYTVGETANLSENDKGKLLVDSVTNQLRREMGSTFGWTMNDIVFNRFVLDNRAYRQYGVYHATRVLMDLYSTQIAKLGSNDRESEFLYQARLNGFAVDPRSFMFPSAEGSYKKALKQVEEYKKSLDTGKGTYNCRTDDLYAALNTVVGENMLGYALGLLADAQDIPFYTLDNRIYEVQGMVLVIRDFVKALYDLYPEIAQKNNAENMAAAMQFMNDICTYDPMYITSSFNSGELIISYLMFTKNRLEDIRDSLRI; this is encoded by the coding sequence ATGAAACTGACGGACATGCATGTGTTTGACAAGGCCCGTGTGGTGGCCAAGACCCTGGGCATCCAGGTATGCCTTTTTGTGGGCCTGCTGGTGCTGGTCTGGGGCAGCCAGGCCTTCTACGGCGTCATCGATACCAAAAAATTCCCCCAGGCCTACACTGTGGGCGAGACGGCGAACCTGAGCGAGAACGACAAGGGCAAGCTGCTGGTGGATTCCGTCACCAATCAGCTGCGCCGCGAGATGGGCTCCACCTTCGGCTGGACCATGAACGACATCGTGTTCAACCGCTTCGTGCTGGATAACCGCGCCTATCGCCAGTACGGGGTCTACCACGCCACACGCGTGCTCATGGACCTGTACTCCACCCAGATCGCCAAGCTGGGCTCCAATGACCGCGAAAGCGAGTTCCTGTACCAGGCCCGCCTCAACGGTTTTGCCGTGGACCCGCGCAGCTTCATGTTCCCCTCGGCGGAAGGCTCCTACAAAAAGGCCCTGAAGCAGGTGGAGGAATACAAGAAGTCCCTGGATACCGGCAAGGGCACCTACAATTGCCGTACTGACGACCTGTACGCGGCCCTGAACACGGTGGTGGGCGAGAACATGCTGGGCTATGCCCTGGGCCTGCTGGCCGATGCCCAGGACATCCCCTTCTATACCCTGGACAACCGCATCTACGAAGTGCAGGGCATGGTGCTGGTCATCCGTGACTTCGTGAAGGCCCTGTACGACCTGTATCCCGAGATCGCCCAGAAGAACAACGCCGAGAACATGGCCGCCGCCATGCAGTTCATGAACGACATCTGCACCTATGATCCCATGTACATCACCTCGTCGTTCAACTCCGGTGAGCTCATCATCTCCTACCTGATGTTCACCAAGAACCGTCTGGAAGACATCCGCGACAGCCTGCGCATCTAG
- a CDS encoding M16 family metallopeptidase, translated as MLRISRHALLILLLGILLLPQLAAAAPQAAPANPSTSGNDTMLVRLKNGLTVYIIRDSRFPLVCTRLFVGTGSANETAEQAGISHVLEHMVFKGTEKRPKGQVARDVESLGGYLNAATSFDKTWFITDMPAKHWKTGMDVVKDMAFHPSLDPAELEAEKDVIVSELKGGDDTPTHRLFEDLQVAGLAHTVYGRPIIGFEKTIRAVTADDLRAYIRTWYQPQNMMLLVAGDIDPKAVLAHAEELFGDLKNDTILPEPAPVQLEGAAGGPRVEVTYGPWNKVYLGIALPAPALGDQRSIDLDVLAYALGGDGTSQFYRKYRYEKQLVDSISVGNMSLNRAGLFYMVAQLDADKVEPFWQEFTRDLAALDAGKITPDVIERARFNYEDGMDRASETLDGLTSWKATVQFELGGPQGEANVRHALAAVDSARLRQAQDLWLRPDQVRVRVLAPEKAKLPDLDAILQRNWPAPAVERQKAAAAAEKVGKREIVDLGQGRTVILQPDRTIPYVSLEILRPGGNALLKPADQGLAQLTAATLTDGCGTRDLDAMERFVAERAASLSASAGVQSFTVSLTGPARFNADYFALLGDLLHKPTFAEKDVRRQADTLKAALVRRQDNPMSFMGSKINGFLFPGGQPYGFDGLGTAENQDRFGPGDVQAFWKQQNAQPWILSVAGDFDREKVLAFARSLPVPTAPAVDVPQPTWGVDKRLPLSLPGRQQAHLLLAFHAVPLDHPDAPALMLLESVLSGQSGLLFNKLRDEQGLGYTVTAFYRSLPEAGFMAFYIGTTPRNLDVARQGFSGIIKDIKTDLLPAELLAKGLNRMEGSYYRGRQSLGARADEAASERLLGQPQDFQKRLLEKAAKVTPEQLREVARKYLLVDKMYEVTLLP; from the coding sequence ATGCTGCGCATTTCTCGCCATGCATTGCTCATCCTTCTGCTGGGGATCCTGCTTTTGCCGCAGCTCGCCGCTGCCGCGCCGCAGGCCGCCCCGGCCAATCCTTCAACCTCTGGTAACGACACCATGCTCGTCCGCCTCAAGAACGGCCTGACGGTCTACATCATCCGGGACAGCCGCTTCCCGCTGGTCTGCACGCGCCTGTTCGTTGGCACGGGTTCCGCCAACGAGACCGCCGAGCAGGCGGGCATCAGCCATGTGCTGGAGCATATGGTCTTCAAGGGTACGGAGAAGCGTCCCAAGGGGCAGGTGGCCCGGGATGTGGAATCCTTGGGCGGCTATCTCAACGCGGCCACCAGCTTCGACAAGACCTGGTTCATCACCGACATGCCCGCCAAGCACTGGAAGACGGGCATGGACGTGGTCAAGGACATGGCCTTCCATCCTTCGCTGGATCCGGCCGAGCTGGAAGCGGAAAAGGACGTCATCGTTTCCGAACTCAAGGGCGGTGACGACACGCCCACCCACCGCCTGTTCGAGGACCTGCAGGTGGCCGGTCTGGCCCACACGGTCTACGGGCGCCCCATCATCGGCTTTGAAAAGACCATCCGGGCCGTGACCGCGGACGACCTGCGGGCCTATATCCGTACCTGGTACCAGCCGCAGAACATGATGTTGCTGGTGGCCGGCGACATCGATCCCAAGGCCGTGCTGGCCCACGCCGAAGAGCTGTTCGGCGACCTGAAGAACGACACCATCCTGCCCGAGCCCGCTCCCGTGCAGCTGGAAGGCGCCGCGGGCGGTCCCCGTGTCGAGGTGACGTACGGGCCGTGGAACAAGGTCTATCTGGGCATCGCCCTGCCTGCCCCCGCCCTGGGCGACCAGCGCTCCATCGACCTGGACGTGCTGGCCTATGCGCTGGGCGGCGACGGTACCTCGCAGTTCTATCGCAAGTACCGTTACGAAAAACAGCTGGTGGACAGCATCAGCGTCGGCAACATGAGCCTCAACCGCGCGGGCCTGTTCTATATGGTCGCCCAGCTGGATGCGGACAAGGTGGAGCCTTTCTGGCAGGAGTTCACCCGCGATCTGGCCGCGCTGGACGCCGGCAAGATCACGCCCGACGTCATCGAGCGGGCACGCTTCAATTACGAGGACGGCATGGACCGCGCCAGCGAGACCCTGGACGGTCTGACCTCGTGGAAGGCCACGGTACAGTTCGAGCTGGGCGGGCCGCAGGGTGAAGCCAATGTGCGTCATGCGCTGGCCGCCGTGGACAGCGCGCGCCTGCGCCAGGCCCAGGATCTCTGGCTGCGCCCCGACCAGGTGCGCGTGCGCGTGCTGGCGCCCGAAAAGGCCAAGCTGCCCGATCTGGATGCCATTTTGCAGCGCAACTGGCCCGCGCCTGCCGTGGAGCGCCAAAAGGCCGCTGCTGCCGCGGAAAAGGTGGGCAAGCGCGAGATCGTCGATCTGGGGCAGGGCCGTACCGTGATCCTGCAGCCGGACCGCACCATCCCCTATGTGTCGCTGGAGATCCTGCGCCCCGGCGGCAATGCGCTGCTCAAGCCTGCCGACCAGGGCCTGGCCCAGCTCACGGCCGCCACCCTGACCGACGGTTGCGGCACGCGTGACCTGGATGCCATGGAACGCTTCGTGGCCGAACGCGCCGCTTCCCTGAGTGCCTCGGCGGGCGTGCAGAGCTTCACCGTTTCCCTGACGGGCCCGGCCCGCTTCAATGCCGATTACTTCGCCCTGCTGGGCGATCTGCTGCACAAGCCCACCTTTGCCGAAAAGGACGTGCGCCGTCAGGCCGATACGCTGAAGGCGGCCCTGGTGCGCCGTCAGGACAATCCCATGAGCTTCATGGGTTCCAAGATCAACGGTTTCCTCTTCCCCGGCGGCCAGCCTTACGGCTTTGACGGCCTGGGCACGGCGGAGAACCAGGACCGCTTCGGTCCCGGGGACGTGCAGGCCTTCTGGAAACAGCAGAATGCCCAGCCGTGGATCCTTTCCGTGGCCGGGGACTTCGACCGGGAAAAGGTGCTGGCTTTTGCCCGCAGCCTGCCCGTGCCCACCGCGCCTGCCGTGGATGTGCCCCAGCCGACCTGGGGCGTCGACAAGCGTCTGCCCCTGTCCCTGCCCGGTCGCCAGCAGGCCCATCTGCTGCTGGCCTTCCATGCCGTGCCGCTGGATCATCCCGACGCTCCGGCGCTCATGCTGCTGGAATCGGTGCTTTCCGGCCAGAGCGGCCTGCTGTTCAACAAGCTGCGTGACGAGCAGGGCCTGGGCTACACGGTGACGGCCTTTTACCGCAGCCTGCCCGAAGCCGGTTTCATGGCCTTCTATATCGGGACCACGCCCCGCAATCTGGATGTGGCCCGGCAGGGCTTCAGCGGCATCATCAAGGACATCAAGACCGACCTGCTGCCCGCCGAGCTGCTGGCCAAGGGCCTGAACCGCATGGAAGGCAGCTATTATCGTGGTCGCCAGAGCCTGGGCGCGCGGGCCGACGAGGCCGCCAGCGAACGTTTGCTGGGCCAGCCCCAGGACTTCCAGAAGCGTTTGCTGGAAAAGGCCGCCAAGGTGACGCCGGAGCAGCTGCGCGAGGTCGCCCGCAAGTACTTGCTGGTGGACAAGATGTATGAAGTGACCCTGCTGCCCTAG